A part of Primulina eburnea isolate SZY01 chromosome 10, ASM2296580v1, whole genome shotgun sequence genomic DNA contains:
- the LOC140842412 gene encoding pentatricopeptide repeat-containing protein At1g09220, mitochondrial, with the protein MSSTKYYYRHLLSLLHKHQHFRRPIQQIHAHFLRTDESCGILALWNSVLKHYSLGAFPHEAVVIFKLLKGQPNPMDFDSFTYAYVIKACANLRQPSVGNQLHCLSIKTWFVGYGVYVQTALVNMYVECGYLVEANKVFGEMPERNLVTWNVLVTGFIKWGQIESARAVFDVMPVKNVVAWTGIIDGYTRANRLQDALSLFRRMAVDEGIKPTEVTLLTIFPAIWKSGFVEDCEMLHAYGEKSGLNALDIRVMNCLIDAYAKVGCIDSARQVFEDISDERKNLVSWTSIISGLSMHGMAAEVKEFCRRMENELVKPNKITFLSVINACSHAGLVDEGLEFYRKMVDDSGIAPDIKHYGSIIDLLGRAGRLEEAEKIALCIPGEICNVMVWRTLLGACSFHGDVEMGERVAKHVMKLEREYGGDYVLLSNIFSGAGRFSDSERVRSVMVERNAAKVPGISLV; encoded by the coding sequence ATGAGTAGTACAAAATACTACTACCGTCATCTTCTGTCGCTACTCCACAAGCACCAACACTTTCGCCGGCCAATTCAGCAAATCCACGCTCACTTCCTGCGTACTGATGAGAGTTGCGGAATACTTGCGCTTTGGAACTCTGTGCTGAAGCATTATTCACTCGGTGCGTTCCCTCACGAAGCTGTTGTTATCTTCAAGCTCCTGAAAGGCCAACCTAATCCTATGGACTTTGATAGCTTTACGTATGCTTATGTGATTAAAGCATGTGCTAATTTGAGGCAACCCAGTGTGGGAAATCAGCTACATTGTCTAAGCATTAAGACGTGGTTCGTTGGTTATGGCGTCTATGTGCAGACTGCGCTGGTTAATATGTATGTGGAATGTGGGTATTTGGTTGAAGCGAATAAAGTGTTCGGTGAAATGCCTGAGAGGAACTTGGTGACCTGGAATGTTTTGGTTACTGGTTTTATCAAGTGGGGTCAGATCGAGTCAGCAAGGGCTGTTTTTGATGTGATGCCGGTGAAGAACGTTGTTGCTTGGACTGGGATTATTGATGGGTATACTCGAGCGAACCGGCTGCAAGATGCATTGTCACTTTTTCGTAGAATGGCAGTGGATGAAGGGATCAAACCCACAGAAGTTACCCTTCTGACGATATTTCCAGCAATTTGGAAGAGTGGGTTTGTGGAAGATTGTGAGATGCTTCATGCCTATGGAGAAAAAAGTGGACTTAATGCCTTAGATATACGGGTCATGAATTGTTTAATTGATGCTTATGCGAAAGTTGGGTGTATTGACAGCGCAAGACAAGTTTTCGAGGATATAAGTGATGAAAGAAAGAACTTGGTCTCGTGGACATCTATTATATCTGGATTGTCAATGCACGGAATGGCAGCTGAAGTTAAAGAATTTTGTAGAAGAATGGAAAATGAACTTGTGAAGCCGAATAAGATTACCTTTCTGAGCGTGATAAATGCCTGTAGCCATGCTGGTTTGGTAGACGAAGGCCTTGAATTTTATAGAAAGATGGTTGATGACTCCGGAATCGCACCAGATATCAAGCATTATGGAAGTATAATAGACTTGTTGGGGAGGGCAGGGAGATTAGAAGAAGCAGAGAAGATAGCTTTATGCATCCCTGGTGAGATTTGTAATGTTATGGTGTGGAGGACTCTTTTAGGAGCCTGCAGTTTCCATGGTGATGTTGAGATGGGCGAGAGAGTTGCAAAACACGTTATGAAGCTAGAAAGGGAATATGGTGGCGACTATGTGCTTCTATCCAACATCTTTTCTGGTGCTGGTAGGTTTTCGGATTCTGAGAGAGTGAGGAGTGTAATGGTTGAACGGAATGCCGCAAAGGTTCCTGGCATTAGTTTGGTATGA
- the LOC140842411 gene encoding aquaporin TIP1-1-like — protein MPQSSDYFNIPLRNLAIGNRNDFRQPGAVKAAVAEFISTLIFVFAGSGSGLAYNKLTRDGHASPAGLVSAAIAYGFALFVAVAVSANISGGHVNPAVTFGLFVGGNISLVRAISYIIAQLLGSVVACLLLALSAGTWAIPAFGLTGISVWSAFVFEIVMTFGLVYTVYATAADPKKGEIGIIAPLAIGLIVGANILAGGPFTGAAMNPAVAFGPALVSFTWTYHWIYWAGPLIGGGLAGVVYEVFFISHSHEQVHGHGDDY, from the exons ATGCCGCAGTCCAGCGATTATTTCAACATCCCTCTACGGAACCTCGCCATAGGCAACCGCAACGACTTCCGCCAGCCAGGCGCCGTGAAGGCGGCGGTGGCCGAGTTCATCAGCACCCTCATCTTTGTTTTCGCCGGATCTGGCTCCGGTTTGGCTTATAACAAGCTTACCAGAGACGGGCATGCCTCTCCTGCTGGTCTTGTCTCTGCGGCGATTGCCTATGGTTTCGCTCTGTTCGTGGCGGTCGCCGTTAGTGCTAACATCTCCGGCGGTCACGTCAACCCCGCGGTCACTTTTGGTTTGTTTGTTGGTGGGAATATCAGTCTTGTTCGCgctatatcatatattatagcTCAGTTACTTGGTTCCGTCGTCGCCTGCCTACTCCTCGCCCTGTCTGCTGGTACATGG GCAATCCCTGCATTTGGTCTCACCGGAATATCAGTATGGAGTGCATTCGTTTTCGAGATTGTGATGACTTTCGGACTAGTGTACACAGTGTACGCCACCGCTGCTGACCCAAAGAAGGGTGAAATCGGAATCATAGCACCCCTTGCAATTGGTTTAATCGTCGGAGCCAACATCCTGGCCGGCGGACCTTTCACCGGTGCCGCTATGAACCCTGCTGTGGCGTTCGGACCTGCTTTGGTGAGCTTCACATGGACCTACCACTGGATTTACTGGGCTGGACCACTGATCGGCGGCGGGCTCGCCGGAGTTGTGTACGAGGTCTTCTTCATCAGCCACTCTCACGAGCAAGTGCATGGGCATGGCGATGATTACTGA
- the LOC140842413 gene encoding LOW QUALITY PROTEIN: E3 ubiquitin-protein ligase WAV3-like (The sequence of the model RefSeq protein was modified relative to this genomic sequence to represent the inferred CDS: deleted 1 base in 1 codon): MVGSKWTKVKMALGLKMNSCLYVPRTAEDLPALAPPPPAGRFSEALTLSPFSSGHRVRMPTTPTPSSSGLRLPNSTESSKKICAICLGTLKPGHGHAIFTAECSHSFHFHCIASNSKHGKQSCPVCRANWKEIPFQCPVSDKARGRSRINNVPWLQDDAWTVIRPSPRVDGNRNISVPFASAEPHLFDDDDEVTIQRPSADQNPTTVDNSDDDDEVAIQRPSANENPATVDNSDDNGHLNEEVEVKTYTEVSAVKKFTSHNDFLILIHLKAPVMTLSPHDSKIDGEGLSPMPQTRVQVDLVAVLDVSGSMAGTKLALLKRAMGFVIQNLGSHDRLSVIAFSSTARRIFSLRRMTETGRNECIQAVNSLTSNGGTNIAEGLRKAAKVMTDRKWKNPVSSIILLSDGQDTYSNTSTSGASSCLDYQSLVPVSIHPDGASSIRIPVHTFGFGADHDAVLMHLISETSGGTFSFIEAENVIQDAFAQCIGGLLSVVVQDLKVEVECVDPLIRLNRWKSGSYKTILASDKRKGSIDVGDLYAQEERDFFVTIDIPIDEFRDETSLLQVRCEYKHPITNKIVNVYAASEVKILRPLETGPLLVSMEVDKQRNRLRSAEAMAEAKAAADQGDLASAVSILEKCRKKLTETVSSRAGDRLCLVLDAELREMQERMANRKVYETSGRAYVLSGLSSHSWQRATARGDSTDSTSLVQAYQTPSMVDMVNLSQTMVFRDSSTRPPLRAALSFPARAQPR; this comes from the exons ATGGTGGGGAGCAAATGGACCAAAGTGAAGATGGCTCTGGGTTTGAAGATGAATTCATGTCTCTATGTTCCGAGGACGGCGGAGGATTTGCCGGCGTTGGCGCCGCCGCCTCCTGCCGGGAGGTTCTCCGAAGCCTTGACTTTGTCGCCATTTAGTTCGGGCCATCGGGTGCGAATGCCCACCACGCCGACGCCTTCTTCCTCTGGCCTCCGCTTGCCCAACTCCACCGAGTCTAGCAAG AAGATCTGTGCAATATGCTTAGGAACCTTGAAACCTGGCCATGGCCACGCCATTTTCACTGCAGAATGCTCCCACTCGTTTCATTTCCATTGTATCGCATCTAACTCAAAGCATGGAAAACAAAGTTGCCCCGTCTGCCGAGCGAATTGGAAAGAAATCCCCTTCCAGTGTCCCGTCTCTGATAAAGCTCGTGGAAGATCGAGGATAAATAATGTGCCTTGGCTCCAAGATGATGCCTGGACCGTTATTAGACCATCTCCACGAGTGGATGGTAATCGGAATATCTCTGTGCCTTTTGCTTCTGCTGAACCTCATCTCTTCGACGACGACGACGAAGTTACCATTCAACGACCCAGTGCCGATCAGAATCCCACAACCGTTGATAACTCTGATGATGACGATGAAGTTGCAATTCAGCGCCCCAGTGCCAATGAGAATCCCGCAACCGTGGATAACTCTGATGATAACGGCCATCTGAATGAAGAGGTTGAAGTGAAAACATACACCGAAGTTTCTGCCGTTAAAAAATTTACATCCCATAACGACTTTTTGATCCTAATTCACCTCAAAGCACCCGTTATGACTCTATCACCGCATGATTCGAAGATTGATGGAGAGGGACTATCACCGATGCCTCAAACTCGAGTTCAAGTCGACCTTGTTGCAGTTCTTGATGTCAGTGGCAGCATGGCAGGCACCAAGCTTGCCTTGCTTAAACGGGCAATGGGATTCGTGATTCAAAACCTAGGCTCACATGACAGGCTTTCTGTTATTGCTTTTTCCTCTACAGCACGTCGAATCTTTTCTCTTCGAAGAATGACAGAAACGGGAAGGAATGAATGTATACAAGCTGTCAATTCCTTGACTTCAAATGGTGGAACTAATATTGCAGAGGGCCTTAGGAAGGCTGCAAAAGTGATGACAGACCGGAAGTGGAAAAATCCTGTAAGCAGCATCATACTGTTGTCAGATGGACAAGATACATATTCCAATACTAGCACAAGTGGTGCCAGCTCCTGCTTGGATTACCAGTCGTTGGTTCCAGTTTCCATCCATCCGGATGGTGCTTCGAGTATTCGTATTCCTGTACACACATTTGGATTTGGTGCAGATCATGATGCTGTCTTAATGCATTTGATCTCGGAGACATCAGGTGGGACGTTTTCCTTTATAGAGGCGGAGAATGTGATTCAAGATGCCTTTGCACAGTGCATCGGGGGGCTTTTGAGCGTCGTTGTCCAAGACTTGAAAGTGGAAGTTGAGTGTGTTGATCCTCTGATTCGACTCAACAGGTGGAAATCCGGAAGCTACAAAACTATTTTGGCTTCTGATAAAAGAAAAGGCAGCATCGATGTGGGAGACTTATACGCCCAAGAAGAACGAGATTTTTTC GTAACAATTGATATCCCCATTGATGAATTTCGCGACGAGACTTCACTTTTACAGGTGAGATGTGAATACAAACATCCAAttacgaataaaatcgtaaatgTATATGCTGCTAGTGAAGTCAAGATTCTAAGGCCACTGGAAACGGGACCTTTACTGGTTTCCATGGAAGTAGACAAGCAAAGAAACAGGCTCCGATCAGCCGAAGCAATGGCTGAAGCTAAAGCTGCTGCAGACCAAGGTGATTTAGCTTCCGCAGTATCTATACTCGAGAAATGCCGGAAAAAACTTACAGAAACCGTGTCATCACGAGCTGGAGACCGATTGTGTCTCGTGTTGGATGCTGAACTACGAGAAATGCAAGAACGAATGGCAAACCGCAAAGTTTATGAAACGTCAGGAAGAGCCTATGTTTTGTCAGGATTAAGCTCACACTCTTGGCAGAGGGCGACTGCAAGGGGAGACTCGACTGATAGTACGAGCCTTGTCCAAGCATATCAGACACCTTCTATGGTTGACATGGTAAACTTGTCTCAGACAATGGTCTTCCGTGATTCATCTACTCGACCACCGCTTCGGGCAGCTCTTTCGTTTCCTGCTCGAGCACAGCCCAGGTGA